The Leucobacter viscericola genome includes a window with the following:
- the hrcA gene encoding heat-inducible transcriptional repressor HrcA — MVSERSLAVLHAIVSDYVSSNEPVGSKAIVDRHSFGVSAATIRNDMALLEEDELIAQPHTSSGRVPTDKGYRLYVDTLAKIRPLTSAQRAAIERFLGESADLDDVMSRTVRLLSQLTNQVAVAQYPSLRRTMVRHIDLVAVAEDRILCVLILGSGVVEQQLAQLPAARVTEAWTRGLRDRIAGATVGHDVDTAAAGITELLSSIDSWAQPGETELVSQVLAVVSTQLQANRSDRIAIAGAANLSRSGELEGSLGSVLEAIEEQVTLLRLFDELVQDGRDVSASIGRENEPYGLAATSVIASSYEAEGTSVSRLGVLGPLRMDYASNIATVRAVARYLNHLLGEDQ, encoded by the coding sequence GTGGTTTCCGAGCGAAGTCTTGCGGTGCTCCACGCCATCGTGAGCGATTATGTCTCGTCGAACGAGCCTGTTGGGTCGAAGGCAATCGTTGATCGACACAGCTTTGGTGTGTCGGCCGCGACCATCCGCAACGACATGGCGCTGCTTGAAGAAGATGAGCTGATCGCGCAGCCCCACACCTCGTCGGGCCGTGTGCCAACAGACAAGGGCTATCGCCTGTATGTTGACACCCTCGCGAAGATTCGCCCACTCACCTCGGCCCAGCGCGCCGCGATCGAGCGTTTTCTGGGGGAGTCGGCCGACCTAGACGACGTGATGTCGCGCACCGTTCGTCTGCTTTCCCAGCTCACAAACCAGGTCGCGGTAGCTCAGTACCCCTCTCTTCGGCGCACGATGGTGCGACACATCGACCTGGTCGCCGTCGCTGAGGATCGTATTCTGTGCGTTCTCATTCTTGGCAGTGGGGTTGTCGAGCAGCAGCTCGCGCAGCTCCCCGCGGCGAGAGTGACGGAGGCGTGGACCCGCGGGCTTCGCGACCGGATCGCCGGCGCAACGGTTGGCCACGACGTTGACACAGCCGCCGCGGGAATCACGGAGCTACTGAGCAGCATCGACAGCTGGGCGCAACCCGGCGAGACCGAGCTTGTCAGCCAGGTTCTGGCGGTCGTGAGCACGCAGCTGCAGGCGAACCGCAGCGACCGCATTGCGATCGCTGGGGCCGCAAACCTTTCGCGCTCGGGTGAACTCGAGGGATCACTCGGATCCGTGCTCGAGGCGATCGAAGAGCAGGTCACACTCCTGCGGCTCTTTGACGAGCTCGTGCAAGACGGCCGCGATGTGTCCGCCTCAATCGGTCGCGAGAACGAGCCGTATGGCCTGGCTGCGACCTCGGTGATTGCCTCCAGCTACGAGGCTGAGGGCACCTCGGTTTCCCGTCTGGGTGTGCTCGGCCCGCTCCGCATGGACTACGCCAGCAACATCGCAACCGTGCGCGCTGTCGCAAGGTATCTCAATCATTTACTCGGTGAGGATCAGTAG
- the ybeY gene encoding rRNA maturation RNase YbeY has translation MSVEINNESGIEVEEARLQRLAAFVLESLHVHPDTELGVMLVDEAAIEQLHVQWMNEPGPTDVLSFPMDELRPGRADAQTPAGLLGDVVICPQVAEAQAEAAGHDLPQEVSVLLTHGMLHLLGFDHATPEEEAEMFGLQRDLLLSFAMRERKQ, from the coding sequence GTGAGCGTCGAGATTAACAACGAGTCGGGCATTGAGGTAGAAGAGGCCCGACTGCAGCGCCTCGCCGCTTTTGTGCTCGAGTCACTGCACGTGCACCCCGACACCGAACTGGGCGTGATGCTGGTCGACGAGGCCGCAATCGAGCAGCTGCACGTGCAGTGGATGAATGAACCGGGCCCAACTGACGTGCTGAGCTTTCCCATGGACGAGCTGCGACCCGGTCGCGCCGATGCGCAGACTCCCGCTGGTCTGCTCGGCGATGTTGTGATTTGCCCTCAGGTCGCTGAGGCGCAGGCCGAGGCAGCCGGGCACGATCTGCCGCAGGAGGTCTCAGTCTTGCTCACCCACGGCATGCTGCACCTCCTGGGCTTCGATCACGCGACACCAGAAGAAGAGGCGGAGATGTTCGGGCTGCAGCGCGATCTGCTGCTCTCCTTCGCCATGCGCGAGCGAAAACAGTGA
- a CDS encoding DUF5684 domain-containing protein, with amino-acid sequence MDYITDQAQLTTLFQTYGVFAIAVYVVIAIALWRVFTKAGYPGILAIIPIVNTFILVKVAGYSAWMTLLYLIPIVNFIFSIFVAVRVAQRFGKGGAFAFFLLWLLPVIGYLIIGFGSAQYRPRY; translated from the coding sequence ATGGACTACATCACTGATCAGGCGCAACTGACAACGCTGTTTCAAACCTACGGTGTCTTTGCGATTGCCGTTTACGTCGTCATTGCGATTGCGCTGTGGCGAGTGTTCACCAAAGCCGGGTACCCGGGGATTCTGGCGATCATTCCGATCGTGAACACCTTCATTTTGGTGAAGGTGGCAGGGTACTCCGCCTGGATGACCCTGCTCTACCTCATCCCGATCGTCAACTTCATATTTTCGATCTTTGTGGCCGTGCGGGTGGCGCAGCGGTTTGGCAAGGGCGGCGCGTTTGCGTTCTTCCTGCTGTGGCTGCTGCCCGTCATCGGCTACTTGATTATTGGCTTCGGAAGCGCGCAGTACCGGCCACGCTACTAG
- a CDS encoding DUF2207 domain-containing protein yields the protein MGKTVQILAGIAVLLTALAPVLAVAPAAQADTSDFSYDSWHVDYQLDTDKDGRSITHVKETLTARFPDFDQNRGLVRGLPIDYEGTSTDPRDFSVTDLEGKPIPFELEKDDTFIAVLTGNDDYVRGVQTYVISYTLSDTILARDDGSADEFYWDLVDFEHEQPIKQFSANISLSPELASKLNGNYRCYAGAAGSNNECNMNRNDSGTEFTVPGIPLAPQEGVTVAIGLAPGAVTQPGARLPNFALDTLPLYIGGITAASGIATGIAVLLFRRKRRVSRGVVVAQYDVPATLPPLIAGPIVGAMASPVPAEFVHLAVSGVTRIEEAESKKKSKPAIRLMDLTRIGDELDAETTRDLFPSQTVGEVVEIPQKSEIFARRMSVLKSLGSSQALKRGYFENVASPVGRKLGFVTLGVTAILVVFAVIGIMTRNSVTPFIAIAAASVGLVLGLVGVIRQRVHTPLGAETREYLEGVREFIRVAEADRIRVLQSYEGAERFPDGTINVVHLYEKLLPYAMLFGLEREWSKTLETRYQESPGYVPYWYPAVGLHGISSFNSTLSDFTSSLTSSASYTSSSSGGSTGGGFSGGGGGGGFSGGR from the coding sequence ATGGGCAAAACAGTTCAGATACTGGCCGGGATCGCCGTTCTCCTCACCGCACTCGCACCGGTTCTTGCCGTCGCACCTGCGGCGCAGGCCGACACCTCCGACTTCAGCTACGACAGTTGGCACGTCGACTATCAGCTCGATACTGACAAAGACGGTCGATCGATCACCCACGTCAAAGAGACGCTGACCGCACGCTTCCCCGATTTCGACCAGAACCGCGGTCTCGTACGCGGCCTACCAATCGATTATGAGGGCACCTCAACGGATCCCCGCGATTTCAGCGTTACCGACCTCGAAGGGAAGCCGATCCCGTTCGAACTTGAGAAAGACGACACCTTCATCGCGGTACTCACCGGCAACGACGACTACGTTCGCGGAGTGCAAACGTACGTCATCAGTTACACCCTGAGCGATACCATCTTGGCGCGAGATGATGGCTCCGCCGACGAGTTCTACTGGGATCTCGTGGACTTCGAACACGAACAACCGATCAAGCAATTCAGCGCAAACATCTCTTTGTCACCCGAGCTCGCTTCGAAGCTGAACGGAAACTATCGCTGCTATGCGGGTGCCGCAGGATCCAACAACGAGTGCAACATGAATCGCAATGATTCGGGAACCGAGTTCACGGTTCCCGGGATTCCACTCGCCCCGCAAGAGGGCGTGACTGTCGCCATTGGGCTCGCACCCGGCGCTGTCACACAGCCCGGCGCGCGTCTCCCCAACTTCGCACTCGACACGCTCCCCCTGTATATCGGCGGCATCACTGCGGCATCGGGAATCGCAACCGGTATCGCTGTCCTGCTATTCCGCAGGAAGCGCAGGGTCAGCCGCGGGGTGGTGGTTGCCCAGTACGACGTTCCCGCGACGCTGCCGCCACTCATCGCCGGCCCGATTGTCGGCGCAATGGCTTCTCCCGTGCCCGCCGAGTTTGTGCACCTCGCGGTGAGCGGCGTGACCCGCATCGAGGAGGCCGAGTCAAAGAAGAAATCGAAGCCTGCCATCCGGCTCATGGACCTCACGCGAATCGGTGACGAACTCGACGCAGAGACCACACGCGATCTCTTCCCGAGCCAGACCGTCGGAGAAGTCGTTGAGATCCCGCAGAAGAGCGAGATCTTCGCACGACGCATGTCGGTTCTGAAGAGCCTCGGCTCCAGCCAAGCACTCAAACGAGGCTACTTTGAAAACGTTGCAAGCCCGGTGGGCCGAAAGCTCGGCTTTGTAACCCTCGGTGTCACCGCGATTCTCGTGGTATTTGCGGTAATCGGAATCATGACTCGCAACTCCGTGACACCCTTCATTGCAATCGCCGCCGCTTCGGTGGGACTGGTGCTCGGGCTTGTCGGCGTTATCCGGCAGCGAGTGCACACTCCCCTGGGTGCGGAAACTCGCGAGTACCTTGAGGGAGTTCGCGAGTTCATCCGGGTCGCTGAGGCTGACAGAATCCGAGTGCTGCAGTCATACGAGGGCGCAGAGCGATTCCCAGACGGAACCATCAACGTTGTGCACCTCTATGAGAAGCTGCTGCCCTACGCAATGCTCTTTGGCCTCGAAAGAGAGTGGAGTAAGACCCTCGAAACGAGGTACCAGGAGAGCCCGGGTTACGTGCCCTATTGGTACCCCGCCGTTGGCCTGCACGGAATCTCAAGCTTCAACAGCACACTCTCCGACTTCACCAGTTCACTCACCTCATCGGCGAGCTACACCTCAAGCAGCTCCGGCGGCTCCACCGGCGGTGGATTCTCCGGTGGCGGCGGAGGTGGCGGCTTCTCGGGCGGTCGCTAG
- the hemW gene encoding radical SAM family heme chaperone HemW, with the protein MPSVLPEGDPAPEDGSLPASVLEGAEDRRFCVYVHVPYCRVRCGYCDFNTYTASELGGTSQADYASQVQRELSFGAGVLKDAGLPERPVSTVFFGGGTPTLLPAGDLIGMLDGIRREWRLADGAEVTTEANPDSVDEAYLHALAEAGFTRVSFGMQSAVPHVLRTLDRTHSPERVPLVTRWAREAGLQVSVDLIYGTPGESLADWERSIEAALATEPDHISAYALIVEQGTKLAAQIRRGQVPEPDEDLHAEMYELADARFQAAGMNWYEISNWSRSPETRSRHNLAYWTGEDWWAAGPGAHSHVGGVRWWNVKHPRPYAERIAKGVSPAHAREILKPEAKRAERVLLETRIADGLPADVLTVDERRAIPELIAEELIDGRAAIRGRIVPTLRGRLLADTVVHRLLG; encoded by the coding sequence GTGCCCAGCGTTCTTCCTGAGGGTGACCCGGCCCCCGAAGACGGATCCCTCCCCGCGAGTGTGCTCGAGGGGGCTGAGGATCGCCGTTTCTGTGTCTACGTGCACGTGCCCTATTGCCGGGTGCGCTGCGGGTACTGCGACTTCAATACCTACACCGCGAGTGAACTCGGTGGCACTAGCCAGGCGGACTACGCCAGTCAGGTGCAGCGGGAGCTGAGCTTTGGGGCTGGTGTGCTTAAGGATGCTGGCCTGCCGGAGCGGCCGGTGTCCACCGTGTTTTTCGGCGGCGGTACACCAACCCTGCTGCCCGCTGGTGATCTTATCGGGATGCTCGACGGGATCCGGCGCGAGTGGAGACTGGCTGACGGCGCTGAAGTGACAACGGAGGCGAATCCCGACTCGGTCGACGAGGCCTACCTGCACGCACTTGCCGAGGCGGGCTTTACCCGAGTGAGCTTCGGTATGCAGTCCGCCGTGCCCCATGTTCTTCGCACGCTTGACCGGACGCACTCGCCCGAACGCGTGCCGCTCGTCACACGGTGGGCGCGCGAGGCGGGTTTGCAGGTGAGCGTGGATCTCATTTACGGTACGCCGGGGGAGAGTCTCGCTGACTGGGAGCGCTCAATCGAAGCCGCGCTTGCGACCGAGCCGGATCATATTTCGGCCTATGCGCTCATCGTCGAGCAGGGCACAAAACTGGCGGCCCAGATTCGACGTGGTCAGGTGCCCGAGCCCGATGAGGATCTGCACGCCGAGATGTACGAGCTTGCAGACGCACGGTTTCAGGCCGCAGGCATGAACTGGTACGAAATCAGCAACTGGTCTCGTTCGCCCGAGACTCGCTCGCGCCACAACCTCGCCTATTGGACTGGCGAGGACTGGTGGGCCGCTGGGCCGGGTGCGCACAGCCATGTCGGCGGAGTTCGCTGGTGGAACGTCAAACATCCACGCCCCTACGCGGAACGCATCGCAAAGGGTGTCTCGCCCGCCCACGCGCGCGAGATCCTCAAGCCAGAGGCGAAACGCGCCGAGCGGGTGCTTCTGGAAACGCGTATCGCGGATGGTCTACCCGCAGATGTGCTCACCGTAGACGAACGACGGGCGATCCCCGAGCTGATTGCTGAGGAGCTTATTGATGGCCGCGCGGCCATTCGCGGCAGGATCGTGCCAACGCTTCGCGGGCGTCTGCTTGCCGACACCGTGGTGCACCGCCTGCTCGGGTGA
- the era gene encoding GTPase Era produces MTDHTETGSGEFRAGFVSFVGRPNVGKSTLTNALVGEKIAITSPKPQTTRRAIRGIAHRPDGQLIIVDTPGIHRPRTLLGERLNALVEATLGDVDVIGFCVPANEKLGPGDKFINERLEDFPRAKKVAILTKVDEASKSEIIDQLTRLGTLREWDAVVPISAVTQEQLDVLSDVLLGLMPISPPLYDAEQTTDESEDDRIAELIREAALEGAREELPHSLAATVDDREVRDDGLLELYASIYVERDSQKGIVIGKGGSRLRDVGEKARHEIEALLGRRVYLSLRVKVLKEWQRDSKALGKLGF; encoded by the coding sequence ATGACAGATCACACAGAAACCGGCAGCGGTGAGTTCCGCGCGGGATTTGTCTCATTCGTCGGGCGCCCGAACGTCGGAAAATCGACGCTCACAAACGCTCTGGTCGGCGAAAAGATCGCCATTACGAGCCCCAAGCCACAGACGACGAGGCGTGCGATCCGTGGGATTGCGCACCGGCCCGACGGTCAGCTGATTATCGTTGATACGCCCGGGATCCACCGCCCGCGCACCCTCCTCGGCGAAAGACTGAACGCGCTCGTAGAAGCGACACTCGGTGATGTCGACGTGATCGGGTTCTGTGTTCCGGCGAACGAAAAGCTTGGGCCCGGAGACAAATTCATTAACGAACGCCTTGAAGACTTTCCCCGCGCAAAGAAGGTCGCGATCCTCACGAAGGTTGATGAGGCCTCGAAATCTGAGATCATCGACCAGCTCACGCGACTCGGCACGCTTCGCGAGTGGGATGCGGTGGTTCCGATCTCGGCCGTAACGCAGGAGCAGCTTGATGTGCTCTCCGATGTGCTTCTTGGACTCATGCCGATCTCGCCGCCGCTCTACGATGCAGAGCAAACAACCGACGAGAGCGAAGACGACCGGATCGCCGAGCTGATCCGCGAAGCAGCCCTTGAAGGTGCACGCGAAGAGTTGCCACACTCGCTCGCTGCGACCGTTGACGATCGCGAAGTTCGTGATGACGGTTTGCTTGAGTTGTACGCGTCCATTTACGTGGAGCGCGACAGCCAGAAGGGCATCGTGATCGGCAAGGGCGGATCGCGGCTGCGTGATGTGGGGGAGAAAGCCCGTCACGAAATCGAGGCTCTACTTGGTCGCCGTGTGTATCTCTCGCTTCGTGTGAAGGTGCTCAAGGAATGGCAGCGCGATTCGAAGGCACTCGGCAAGCTGGGCTTCTAG
- a CDS encoding hemolysin family protein, translated as MSGILIALFLGAAFILLAIAGLLAAADAALGVRSRAELLALAEDSPRRGNAIRAIADDEAAHLNALSFARVFTETLAAVLITLVLAYSLDELWLELVIATLVMTAVTFALVGSSPRTVGTHHPDAVIRFAAPTMRALRLILGPVATSLIRISNRVTPGRSTGGARIRDEQQLLSMVDQAAEQSLLENDDRDYIHSLVEFGDTLVREVMVPRIDMVTVSSELSVRETLEQMLASRHSRIPVVGGEIDDVAGVAYLRDASKFMLRRADEVDSSRVTRIMKPAIFVPEVQRADKLLRRMQSESNHLALVVDEYGGISGLVTLEDLIEELLGEINDEHDREELEVTPEADGAFLVSARLGVEELGELFGIELDDDEVDTVGGLVAKHLGRLPEPGDTVVVAGVELTAVETERRRQRLLTARARWIGNEDTDGVESEDGAQLLGKKEDES; from the coding sequence GTGAGTGGAATACTGATCGCGCTGTTCCTGGGAGCAGCGTTCATTTTGCTCGCGATCGCCGGCCTTTTGGCAGCGGCTGATGCGGCCTTGGGGGTGCGTTCGCGCGCTGAGCTCTTGGCCCTCGCCGAAGACTCTCCTCGCCGGGGCAATGCGATTCGAGCGATCGCCGATGATGAGGCCGCACACCTGAATGCGCTCAGCTTTGCCAGGGTGTTCACTGAGACACTCGCCGCCGTGCTCATCACGCTCGTTTTGGCATACTCCCTCGACGAACTCTGGCTTGAACTGGTCATCGCGACACTCGTCATGACCGCCGTCACATTTGCACTCGTCGGATCGAGCCCGCGCACGGTTGGAACACACCACCCCGACGCGGTGATCCGCTTCGCTGCGCCGACCATGCGTGCGCTGCGTTTGATCCTCGGCCCCGTTGCGACCTCGCTGATTCGCATCAGCAACCGAGTGACGCCGGGCCGAAGCACCGGTGGTGCGAGGATTCGTGATGAGCAGCAGCTGCTCTCGATGGTTGATCAGGCCGCAGAGCAGTCACTGCTCGAAAACGATGACCGCGATTACATTCACTCGCTGGTCGAGTTTGGTGACACGCTCGTGCGCGAGGTGATGGTGCCCCGCATTGACATGGTGACCGTCAGCAGCGAGTTGAGCGTGCGCGAGACGCTCGAACAGATGCTTGCTTCGCGGCACTCAAGAATTCCCGTTGTTGGCGGCGAGATCGATGATGTTGCCGGTGTCGCCTATCTTCGCGACGCGAGCAAGTTCATGCTGCGCCGTGCCGACGAGGTTGATAGCTCGAGGGTGACCCGCATCATGAAGCCCGCGATCTTTGTGCCCGAGGTGCAGCGCGCCGACAAACTGCTGCGCCGCATGCAGAGTGAGTCGAATCACCTCGCGCTTGTTGTTGACGAATACGGTGGTATCTCCGGTCTCGTCACCCTCGAAGACCTGATTGAAGAGTTGCTCGGCGAGATCAACGATGAGCACGATCGCGAGGAGCTTGAGGTGACACCCGAGGCAGATGGTGCCTTCTTGGTGAGCGCGAGACTCGGCGTTGAAGAGCTAGGCGAGCTCTTCGGGATTGAGCTTGACGATGACGAGGTCGACACCGTGGGCGGGCTTGTCGCAAAGCATCTCGGGCGGCTGCCCGAACCGGGCGATACGGTTGTGGTCGCTGGAGTCGAGTTGACCGCTGTTGAGACCGAACGGCGACGGCAGCGCCTGCTCACAGCTCGAGCCCGCTGGATTGGTAACGAAGACACTGACGGAGTTGAGAGCGAAGATGGCGCTCAGCTTTTAGGCAAGAAAGAGGACGAATCATGA
- a CDS encoding 16S rRNA (uracil(1498)-N(3))-methyltransferase — MANLYFAEGPSSEGWVPGALVTITGDEARHAVRVSRLRVGEQILVGDGAGVIGVGPVASVTKDSFAVQLDSVRRDPEPAARVVLVQALAKGDRDERAVEQATEFGVDDIVPWQAERSVSRWNDPDKAAKGVAKWARIAREASKQSLRARIPVVQEPVSLDGLCAIAGRESSRVVVLHPRGSSALSAWNHDTDGDIYLVVGPEGGLSDAELDALEAAGAEIKVLGDTVLRTSSAGPAALAVLNVALGRW, encoded by the coding sequence GTGGCCAATCTGTACTTTGCCGAGGGACCCAGCTCTGAGGGTTGGGTTCCTGGTGCGCTCGTCACTATTACGGGTGACGAAGCACGGCACGCGGTGCGCGTGAGTCGTCTGCGCGTCGGGGAACAGATTCTGGTTGGCGACGGTGCCGGTGTGATCGGTGTAGGACCGGTGGCGAGTGTCACCAAAGACTCGTTTGCCGTGCAGCTCGACAGTGTTCGGCGCGATCCCGAGCCCGCGGCTCGTGTAGTGCTCGTGCAGGCCCTAGCCAAGGGCGATCGTGATGAGCGGGCCGTGGAACAGGCGACCGAGTTTGGGGTCGACGACATCGTGCCGTGGCAGGCGGAGCGCTCGGTTTCGCGCTGGAACGATCCCGATAAGGCCGCCAAGGGGGTCGCGAAGTGGGCGAGGATCGCGCGCGAGGCTTCAAAACAATCGCTGCGGGCGAGGATCCCGGTTGTTCAGGAGCCCGTCTCGCTCGACGGGCTGTGCGCGATTGCCGGGCGCGAGTCCTCTCGTGTTGTTGTGCTGCACCCGCGCGGGTCCAGTGCGCTGAGCGCGTGGAACCATGACACGGACGGCGACATTTATCTTGTGGTCGGCCCCGAGGGTGGCCTCTCTGATGCTGAACTAGATGCGCTCGAGGCTGCTGGCGCCGAGATTAAGGTGCTGGGCGACACGGTTCTGCGCACGTCCTCTGCAGGCCCGGCTGCTCTCGCGGTGCTCAACGTGGCTCTTGGCCGCTGGTAG
- the dnaJ gene encoding molecular chaperone DnaJ, whose product MADHYETLGVTREATPEEIKKAYRRLARELHPDVNPSEEASERFKGVTHAYDVLSDPEQRQRYDMGGGQSDMGGFGDIFETFFGGGGFGGGQRGPRSRAERGDDAMIRVDVSLEEVIFGVQREVTINTAVLCGACQGSCCQPGTQPVTCDVCNGQGQVQRQVRSLFGNVVTMHPCGSCHGYGTVIEHPCVECAGKGRVRERRTLPVDIPSGIDTGTRMQMRGGGEVGPGGGPNGDLFIEFRVTHHDIFSRDGNDLLCTMQLSMTDAILGVESTVPGLDGDIKVEVEAGIQSGDIITIRARGIQGLRSTNRGDLKIAVQVATPEKLSNREKDLVRQLAALRKDEAPHLGEFQQSFFGKIRDRFFRQG is encoded by the coding sequence GTGGCCGACCACTACGAGACCCTCGGCGTGACCCGTGAGGCGACACCCGAAGAGATCAAGAAGGCCTATCGCCGTTTAGCGCGTGAGCTGCACCCCGATGTCAACCCGAGCGAAGAGGCCTCGGAGCGCTTTAAAGGTGTGACCCATGCCTACGACGTGCTGAGCGATCCCGAACAGCGGCAGCGCTACGACATGGGTGGCGGCCAGTCCGACATGGGCGGCTTTGGTGACATCTTTGAAACCTTCTTCGGCGGCGGTGGGTTCGGTGGCGGCCAGCGCGGCCCTCGCTCGCGCGCCGAGCGCGGTGACGACGCCATGATCCGTGTCGACGTCAGCCTTGAAGAGGTCATCTTCGGCGTACAGCGTGAGGTCACGATCAACACGGCCGTGCTGTGTGGCGCGTGCCAGGGAAGCTGCTGCCAGCCCGGCACCCAGCCCGTCACCTGTGACGTCTGTAATGGCCAGGGACAGGTGCAGCGCCAGGTTCGTTCGCTGTTCGGCAACGTTGTGACGATGCACCCCTGCGGAAGCTGCCACGGCTACGGAACAGTCATCGAGCACCCCTGCGTCGAGTGTGCCGGTAAGGGTCGTGTGCGTGAGCGCCGCACCCTTCCCGTAGACATCCCGTCGGGCATCGACACGGGCACACGCATGCAAATGCGCGGTGGCGGCGAAGTGGGCCCCGGTGGTGGGCCCAACGGTGATCTCTTCATCGAGTTCAGGGTCACGCACCACGACATCTTCAGCCGTGATGGCAACGACCTGCTGTGCACGATGCAGCTGTCGATGACCGATGCCATTCTGGGTGTCGAGTCGACGGTTCCCGGCCTCGACGGCGATATCAAGGTTGAGGTTGAAGCGGGCATTCAGTCCGGCGACATCATCACCATTCGCGCACGCGGCATCCAGGGCCTCCGTTCAACCAACCGCGGTGATCTGAAGATCGCCGTGCAGGTAGCGACACCCGAGAAGCTTTCAAACCGAGAGAAAGATCTCGTTCGTCAGCTCGCCGCTCTTCGCAAAGACGAGGCTCCGCACCTGGGTGAATTCCAGCAGAGCTTCTTCGGCAAGATTCGCGACCGCTTCTTCCGCCAGGGCTAG
- a CDS encoding histidine triad nucleotide-binding protein has protein sequence MAEETVFGKIVSGEIPVEILAETDRVIAFPDINPQAPVHVLVIPKATQYRNVAELAAGDPETLADMVAVAQRLADELADGEFRLIFNSGAGVGQTVFHVHAHVLAGDLKENALVGS, from the coding sequence ATGGCAGAAGAGACGGTATTCGGCAAGATTGTGTCGGGCGAAATCCCAGTTGAGATCCTCGCGGAGACCGACCGTGTGATCGCGTTCCCCGACATTAACCCGCAGGCGCCGGTGCACGTGCTGGTGATCCCGAAGGCGACTCAGTATCGCAATGTTGCTGAACTCGCTGCGGGCGATCCAGAGACACTCGCCGATATGGTGGCTGTCGCACAGCGTCTCGCAGATGAACTCGCAGATGGCGAGTTCCGTCTTATCTTTAATTCTGGCGCGGGCGTCGGCCAGACGGTTTTCCACGTGCACGCGCACGTGCTTGCCGGTGATCTCAAGGAGAATGCACTCGTTGGAAGCTGA
- a CDS encoding PhoH family protein — MHSLEAEPTPTPQSGVVDDPELQRTVLLAGVDLASLLGHRDQLIADLESQHPGVVFHVRDEVLTLRGPALEVRAAEEVVREILELARRSGTVSRRDVSEVTRMVHEGNGPTAAQVLSEPILTVRGRAVRPQTAGQRAYINAIEANTIVFGIGPAGTGKTYLAMAKAVQALQRREVSKIILTRPAVEAGERLGYLPGTLEEKIDPYLRPLFDAVGAMMDPDLVPKLLASGTIEVAPLAYMRGRTLNEAFVILDEAQNTTPEQMKMFLTRLGYGSKMVVTGDATQVDLPAAVSGLRVVRQILKDVEDIHFAELSSDDIVRHSLVGRIVDAYQTYDEAKEARTQ, encoded by the coding sequence ATGCACTCGTTGGAAGCTGAACCAACACCCACCCCGCAGTCGGGAGTCGTCGACGATCCTGAGCTGCAACGCACCGTGCTTCTTGCCGGTGTTGATCTCGCTTCCCTGCTGGGGCATCGGGACCAGCTCATCGCTGACCTTGAATCGCAGCACCCCGGTGTGGTGTTCCACGTTCGCGACGAAGTTCTTACACTGCGCGGGCCCGCTCTCGAGGTCCGTGCCGCTGAAGAGGTTGTGCGCGAGATCCTTGAGCTGGCCAGACGCAGCGGCACGGTCTCACGACGTGACGTGAGCGAAGTTACTCGGATGGTGCACGAAGGTAACGGTCCGACAGCCGCCCAGGTGCTGAGCGAACCAATCCTTACTGTTCGCGGTCGTGCGGTTCGCCCGCAGACCGCCGGGCAGCGGGCGTACATTAACGCCATCGAGGCGAACACGATTGTGTTCGGCATCGGCCCGGCTGGCACGGGTAAGACCTACCTGGCGATGGCCAAAGCGGTGCAGGCCCTGCAGCGGCGCGAAGTGTCAAAGATTATTCTGACGCGCCCGGCTGTCGAGGCGGGGGAGCGACTCGGATACCTGCCCGGAACACTCGAAGAGAAGATCGATCCCTACCTCCGTCCGCTCTTTGATGCGGTGGGTGCCATGATGGATCCTGACCTGGTGCCGAAGCTGCTCGCGAGTGGCACGATCGAGGTCGCACCGCTTGCCTACATGCGAGGCCGCACGCTGAACGAGGCGTTTGTGATTCTCGACGAGGCTCAAAACACGACTCCCGAACAGATGAAGATGTTTCTGACCCGGCTCGGATACGGCTCAAAAATGGTCGTGACCGGAGACGCCACTCAGGTTGACCTGCCCGCGGCTGTCAGCGGACTGCGGGTGGTGCGTCAGATTCTCAAAGACGTCGAAGACATCCACTTTGCAGAGCTGAGCTCAGACGACATTGTTCGGCACAGCCTGGTCGGACGGATCGTCGACGCATACCAAACCTACGATGAAGCAAAAGAAGCGAGAACCCAGTGA